From the Musa acuminata AAA Group cultivar baxijiao chromosome BXJ1-2, Cavendish_Baxijiao_AAA, whole genome shotgun sequence genome, one window contains:
- the LOC104000249 gene encoding uncharacterized protein LOC104000249 isoform X3 has protein sequence MEMESSRRSAMDRSREPGLKRPRLAAEDAAERDRAAVSTKRDPRLRAVGQPLDPRVPRPPRVGDREGSDDAPRGGSHQELVAQYKTALAELTFNSKPIITNLTIIAGESLHAAREIAAVVCANILEVPNEQKLPSLYLLDSIVKNIGRDYIKCFAARLPEVFCKAYKQVDSSIHSSMRHLFGTWRGVFPPASLQIIEKELDFPPITNGSSKSESSKLDSQPQRPAHSIHVNPKYLEARQRLQQSSRAKDISSDDFSGVVSTIDDAKRYDRITTVGNSRQWKNLPAKMPFYLQNVQCPQQEFINNVIHDKKRLKVIRDHEYSSDLSQELDLGIGRVGERLKDGDGHNNAGTNFTEAQLNRMNEFDVNHFYDNYQVSGSRRSNTLLSSVDLGDRDRSKLEASRSWKNSEEEEYMWDDMKTGTEYGGTNNSLKGDWHNADADRSVRMQSGKWMSLKPEHVQCNLNKVNDAFPRLVKTNKGESKVLPYEDFFEKLRPSSAVYDTNLGLRTEASSDSLSQRKASSEHHSSSFWTSHELPASLVGLDKNCSRAGQPEGQSLSFSAGLSTSISSSLPLPGLCSSVPSSTLGLHANIPGSSGTFGQQWQQTLQLPSLSSDLTPSSTSIQQRKPHNSIDPDRLRSHLFSQTGHKPLHLAGSVDFVSGKSHAQPLGASQSEITQHLEDLFDPTTSTSYNQPRDRPPLIQQSQYNLSQWQAATQSQPSRTETETQPSLRSETESQPSYQTEKLSPLPPGLGTHQAEKDSCTSHSNDPAVRQPHTSSLLAAIMKSGGLLPNNSISNLQKPSVQPPLPVGPPPIHVTSAAPSNTPSVFPPLSLDDTPDLKPPQFGDTIPPLPPGPPPPSSSSVAVNSDNSKTSGANVNSLSSLLSSLVAKGLISSSSTELPTTSTAKLVDKAKDQCIGFPSISMEQVPSFLTTSSGIPPISTEDPATSNSVAGAALSQSSAAELKNLVGFEFKSEIMRRFHPLVLTSLFDDLKHQCNICGLRFRLQEQLQCHLDWHAPKKSEMSNFNQTYRKWFPEMRDWVNGPVGPQSSLEAAISLEEVAPYEEESEPMVPADESQCLCALCGEPFEDIFSESRDEWMYKGTVYLELQNKQDTTSNMDGPADQLPIVHAHCMSQWSARHC, from the exons AATGGAGAGCTCCCGTAGATCCGCCATGGACCGTTCCCGAGAACCGGGCTTGAAGCGGCCTCGATTGGCGGCGGAGGACGCGGCGGAGAGGGATCGCGCTGCCGTCTCCACCAAACGCGACCCTCGGCTCAGGGCCGTCGGCCAGCCGCTGGATCCCAGGGTTCCCAGGCCTCCTCGGGTGGGGGACAGGGAAGGGAGCGACGATGCGCCGAGAGGAGGGTCGCATCAAGAGCTTGTGGCGCAGTACAAGACGGCGCTTGCGGAGCTAACATTCAATTCCAAGCCTATCATCACTAATCTGACTATTATCGCGGGAGAGAGTCTTCATGCCGCTAGGGAAATTGCTGCCGTCGTCTGCGCCAACATCCTCGAG GTACCCAATGAACAAAAGTTGCCATCCCTGTATCTCCTAGATAGTATTGTGAAGAATATTGGAAGAGATTATATCAAATGTTTTGCTGCAAGGCTACCTGAG GTCTTCTGCAAGGCTTATAAACAGGTTGATTCTTCTATTCATTCGAGTATGAGACATCTGTTTGGGACATGGAGAGGAGTCTTCCCCCCTGCCTCACTTCAGATAATTGAAAAAGAACTTGACTTCCCACCAATCACCAATGGTTCATCGAAATCTGAATCATCAAAACTTGATTCCCAACCACAGCGTCCAGCCCACAGCATTCACGTGAATCCAAAGTACCTGGAGGCAAGACAGCGGCTTCAACAATCATCTAGG GCCAAGGACATAAGCAGTGATGATTTCAGTGGTGTGGTTAGTACAATTGATGATGCAAAGAGGTATGACAGAATCACTACGGTAGGAAATTCAAGGCAATGGAAAAATCTACCTGCTAAAATGCCT TTCTATTTGCAGAATGTGCAATGTCCTCAACAGGAATTCATTAACAATGTCATCCATGATAAAAAAAGGCTTAAAGTTATTAGAGATCATGAATATTCTTCTGATCTTTCACAAGAGTTGGACCTTGGAATTGGAAGAGTTGGTGAGAGGCTTAAAGACGGAGATGGGCACAACAATGCTGGTACCAATTTTACTGAAGCACAGCTTAACAGAATGAATGAATTTgatgtaaatcatttttatgataattatcaAGTCTCTGGATCTAGACGATCTAATACTCTGCTAAGTTCAGTAGATTTAGGTGATAGAGATAGAAGCAAGTTAGAAGCATCTAGAAGCTGGAAGAACTCTGAGGAGGAAGAGTATATGTGGGATGACATGAAAACAGGAACAGAGTATGGAGGTACCAACAACTCACTCAAAGGTGATTGGCATAATGCCGATGCTGATAGGTCTGTTAGAATGCAAAGTGGAAAGTGGATGTCTTTGAAGCCAGAGCATGTGCAATGCAACTTGAACAAAGTCAATGATGCTTTCCCTCGATTAGTGAAGACTAATAAGGGTGAAAGCAAAGTGCTGCCTTATGAG GATTTTTTTGAGAAGCTTCGACCATCATCTGCTGTTTATGACACTAATTTGGGATTACGTACAGAGGCTTCTTCAGATTCACTATCACAACGGAAGGCTTCATCAGAACACCATTCCTCATCTTTCTGGACCTCCCATGAGTTACCAGCATCTTTGGTTGGATTAGATAAAAATTGCTCAAGGGCTGGTCAACCAGAAGGACAATCGCTCTCTTTCAGTGCTGGTTTATCTACAAGCATTAGTTCATCTTTGCCACTGCCTGGGCTGTGTTCTTCTGTGCCGTCTTCAACTTTGGGCCTTCATGCTAATATCCCAGGGTCAAGCGGAACTTTTGGACAGCAGTGGCAGCAAACTTTGCAGCTTCCATCACTGTCTTCAGATTTAACTCCATCTTCAACATCCATTCAACAACGGAAACCACATAACTCAATTGATCCTGATCGTCTTCGATCTCATTTGTTCTCTCAAACTGGTCATAAGCCTTTGCATCTAGCAGGTTccgtggattttgtttcaggtaaAAGTCATGCTCAACCACTTGGTGCATCCCAATCAGAGATTACTCAGCACCTTGAAGACTTATTTGATCCTACTACCTCAACATCCTATAATCAGCCAAGGGATCGTCCCCCTCTCATACAGCAATCACAATATAATCTATCTCAATGGCAGGCAGCAACACAGTCTCAGCCCTCTCGAACTGAAACCGAGACTCAACCGTCCCTTCGGAGTGAAACAGAGTCTCAACCTTCCTATCAGACTGAGAAACTGTCACCTCTGCCCCCGGGTCTTGGAACTCATCAGGCTGAAAAAGATTCTTGCACAAGCCACTCAAATGATCCTGCTGTAAGACAGCCTCACACAAGTAGTTTATTGGCTGCAATTATGAAAAGTGGTGGTCTGTTACCGAATAATTCAATCAGCAACCTTCAAAAGCCAAGTGTACAGCCTCCTTTGCCTGTTGGACCTCCTCCTATCCACGTTACATCAGCTGCTCCTTCAAACACTCCATCGGTTTTCCCTCCACTTTCCCTTGATGATACACCTGATCTGAAGCCACCCCAATTTGGAGACACGATACCACCCCTACCACCTGGCCCTCCTCCACCTTCCTCATCCTCGGTAGCTGTGAACTCAGACAACTCGAAGACATCTGGAGCCAATGTGAATTCACTTTCAAGTCTTCTGAGTTCATTAGTTGCAAAAGGTttgatatcctcatcatcaacTGAGTTGCCAACTACATCTACAGCTAAGCTGGTTGATAAGGCCAAGGATCAGTGTATTGGCTTTCCTAGCATCAGTATGGAGCAAGTTCCTTCATTCTTAACTACCTCATCAGGTATTCCTCCAATTTCTACAGAAGATCCTGCTACATCAAACTCAGTTGCAGGTGCTGCATTATCACAATCCAGTGCTGCTGAGTTGAAGAACCTTGTAGGCTTTGAGTTCAAATCAGAAATTATGCGTCGATTTCATCCTTTGGTGCTTACAAGCCTATTCGATGATCTAAAACATCAATGCAACATATGTGGTCTGAGGTTCAGACTTCAAGAGCAGCTCCAATGTCATCTAGATTGGCATGCGCCAAAGAAGTCTGAAATGAGCAACTTTAACCAAACGTATAGAAAATGGTTCCCAGAGATGAGAGATTGGGTCAATGGTCCTGTTGGACCACAAAGTTCTTTGGAGGCAGCAATATCGCTGGAGGAAGTTGCCCCATATGAAGAGGAATCTGAACCCATGGTTCCTGCAGACGAGAGCCAATGTTTGTGTGCATTATGTGGAGAACCATTTGAAGATATTTTCTCTGAATCAAGAGATGAATGGATGTACAAGGGGACTGTATACTTGGAACTACAAAATAAGCAAGATACTACAAGTAATATGGATGGACCAGCTGACCAACTTCCTATTGTGCATGCTCATTGTATGTCGCAGTGGTCCGCCAGACATTGCTGA
- the LOC104000249 gene encoding uncharacterized protein LOC104000249 isoform X2, whose translation MEMESSRRSAMDRSREPGLKRPRLAAEDAAERDRAAVSTKRDPRLRAVGQPLDPRVPRPPRVGDREGSDDAPRGGSHQELVAQYKTALAELTFNSKPIITNLTIIAGESLHAAREIAAVVCANILEVPNEQKLPSLYLLDSIVKNIGRDYIKCFAARLPEVFCKAYKQVDSSIHSSMRHLFGTWRGVFPPASLQIIEKELDFPPITNGSSKSESSKLDSQPQRPAHSIHVNPKYLEARQRLQQSSRAKDISSDDFSGVVSTIDDAKRYDRITTVGNSRQWKNLPAKMPNVQCPQQEFINNVIHDKKRLKVIRDHEYSSDLSQELDLGIGRVGERLKDGDGHNNAGTNFTEAQLNRMNEFDVNHFYDNYQVSGSRRSNTLLSSVDLGDRDRSKLEASRSWKNSEEEEYMWDDMKTGTEYGGTNNSLKGDWHNADADRSVRMQSGKWMSLKPEHVQCNLNKVNDAFPRLVKTNKGESKVLPYEANDILNKQDFFEKLRPSSAVYDTNLGLRTEASSDSLSQRKASSEHHSSSFWTSHELPASLVGLDKNCSRAGQPEGQSLSFSAGLSTSISSSLPLPGLCSSVPSSTLGLHANIPGSSGTFGQQWQQTLQLPSLSSDLTPSSTSIQQRKPHNSIDPDRLRSHLFSQTGHKPLHLAGSVDFVSGKSHAQPLGASQSEITQHLEDLFDPTTSTSYNQPRDRPPLIQQSQYNLSQWQAATQSQPSRTETETQPSLRSETESQPSYQTEKLSPLPPGLGTHQAEKDSCTSHSNDPAVRQPHTSSLLAAIMKSGGLLPNNSISNLQKPSVQPPLPVGPPPIHVTSAAPSNTPSVFPPLSLDDTPDLKPPQFGDTIPPLPPGPPPPSSSSVAVNSDNSKTSGANVNSLSSLLSSLVAKGLISSSSTELPTTSTAKLVDKAKDQCIGFPSISMEQVPSFLTTSSGIPPISTEDPATSNSVAGAALSQSSAAELKNLVGFEFKSEIMRRFHPLVLTSLFDDLKHQCNICGLRFRLQEQLQCHLDWHAPKKSEMSNFNQTYRKWFPEMRDWVNGPVGPQSSLEAAISLEEVAPYEEESEPMVPADESQCLCALCGEPFEDIFSESRDEWMYKGTVYLELQNKQDTTSNMDGPADQLPIVHAHCMSQWSARHC comes from the exons AATGGAGAGCTCCCGTAGATCCGCCATGGACCGTTCCCGAGAACCGGGCTTGAAGCGGCCTCGATTGGCGGCGGAGGACGCGGCGGAGAGGGATCGCGCTGCCGTCTCCACCAAACGCGACCCTCGGCTCAGGGCCGTCGGCCAGCCGCTGGATCCCAGGGTTCCCAGGCCTCCTCGGGTGGGGGACAGGGAAGGGAGCGACGATGCGCCGAGAGGAGGGTCGCATCAAGAGCTTGTGGCGCAGTACAAGACGGCGCTTGCGGAGCTAACATTCAATTCCAAGCCTATCATCACTAATCTGACTATTATCGCGGGAGAGAGTCTTCATGCCGCTAGGGAAATTGCTGCCGTCGTCTGCGCCAACATCCTCGAG GTACCCAATGAACAAAAGTTGCCATCCCTGTATCTCCTAGATAGTATTGTGAAGAATATTGGAAGAGATTATATCAAATGTTTTGCTGCAAGGCTACCTGAG GTCTTCTGCAAGGCTTATAAACAGGTTGATTCTTCTATTCATTCGAGTATGAGACATCTGTTTGGGACATGGAGAGGAGTCTTCCCCCCTGCCTCACTTCAGATAATTGAAAAAGAACTTGACTTCCCACCAATCACCAATGGTTCATCGAAATCTGAATCATCAAAACTTGATTCCCAACCACAGCGTCCAGCCCACAGCATTCACGTGAATCCAAAGTACCTGGAGGCAAGACAGCGGCTTCAACAATCATCTAGG GCCAAGGACATAAGCAGTGATGATTTCAGTGGTGTGGTTAGTACAATTGATGATGCAAAGAGGTATGACAGAATCACTACGGTAGGAAATTCAAGGCAATGGAAAAATCTACCTGCTAAAATGCCT AATGTGCAATGTCCTCAACAGGAATTCATTAACAATGTCATCCATGATAAAAAAAGGCTTAAAGTTATTAGAGATCATGAATATTCTTCTGATCTTTCACAAGAGTTGGACCTTGGAATTGGAAGAGTTGGTGAGAGGCTTAAAGACGGAGATGGGCACAACAATGCTGGTACCAATTTTACTGAAGCACAGCTTAACAGAATGAATGAATTTgatgtaaatcatttttatgataattatcaAGTCTCTGGATCTAGACGATCTAATACTCTGCTAAGTTCAGTAGATTTAGGTGATAGAGATAGAAGCAAGTTAGAAGCATCTAGAAGCTGGAAGAACTCTGAGGAGGAAGAGTATATGTGGGATGACATGAAAACAGGAACAGAGTATGGAGGTACCAACAACTCACTCAAAGGTGATTGGCATAATGCCGATGCTGATAGGTCTGTTAGAATGCAAAGTGGAAAGTGGATGTCTTTGAAGCCAGAGCATGTGCAATGCAACTTGAACAAAGTCAATGATGCTTTCCCTCGATTAGTGAAGACTAATAAGGGTGAAAGCAAAGTGCTGCCTTATGAG GCTAATGATATTCTCAACAAGCAGGATTTTTTTGAGAAGCTTCGACCATCATCTGCTGTTTATGACACTAATTTGGGATTACGTACAGAGGCTTCTTCAGATTCACTATCACAACGGAAGGCTTCATCAGAACACCATTCCTCATCTTTCTGGACCTCCCATGAGTTACCAGCATCTTTGGTTGGATTAGATAAAAATTGCTCAAGGGCTGGTCAACCAGAAGGACAATCGCTCTCTTTCAGTGCTGGTTTATCTACAAGCATTAGTTCATCTTTGCCACTGCCTGGGCTGTGTTCTTCTGTGCCGTCTTCAACTTTGGGCCTTCATGCTAATATCCCAGGGTCAAGCGGAACTTTTGGACAGCAGTGGCAGCAAACTTTGCAGCTTCCATCACTGTCTTCAGATTTAACTCCATCTTCAACATCCATTCAACAACGGAAACCACATAACTCAATTGATCCTGATCGTCTTCGATCTCATTTGTTCTCTCAAACTGGTCATAAGCCTTTGCATCTAGCAGGTTccgtggattttgtttcaggtaaAAGTCATGCTCAACCACTTGGTGCATCCCAATCAGAGATTACTCAGCACCTTGAAGACTTATTTGATCCTACTACCTCAACATCCTATAATCAGCCAAGGGATCGTCCCCCTCTCATACAGCAATCACAATATAATCTATCTCAATGGCAGGCAGCAACACAGTCTCAGCCCTCTCGAACTGAAACCGAGACTCAACCGTCCCTTCGGAGTGAAACAGAGTCTCAACCTTCCTATCAGACTGAGAAACTGTCACCTCTGCCCCCGGGTCTTGGAACTCATCAGGCTGAAAAAGATTCTTGCACAAGCCACTCAAATGATCCTGCTGTAAGACAGCCTCACACAAGTAGTTTATTGGCTGCAATTATGAAAAGTGGTGGTCTGTTACCGAATAATTCAATCAGCAACCTTCAAAAGCCAAGTGTACAGCCTCCTTTGCCTGTTGGACCTCCTCCTATCCACGTTACATCAGCTGCTCCTTCAAACACTCCATCGGTTTTCCCTCCACTTTCCCTTGATGATACACCTGATCTGAAGCCACCCCAATTTGGAGACACGATACCACCCCTACCACCTGGCCCTCCTCCACCTTCCTCATCCTCGGTAGCTGTGAACTCAGACAACTCGAAGACATCTGGAGCCAATGTGAATTCACTTTCAAGTCTTCTGAGTTCATTAGTTGCAAAAGGTttgatatcctcatcatcaacTGAGTTGCCAACTACATCTACAGCTAAGCTGGTTGATAAGGCCAAGGATCAGTGTATTGGCTTTCCTAGCATCAGTATGGAGCAAGTTCCTTCATTCTTAACTACCTCATCAGGTATTCCTCCAATTTCTACAGAAGATCCTGCTACATCAAACTCAGTTGCAGGTGCTGCATTATCACAATCCAGTGCTGCTGAGTTGAAGAACCTTGTAGGCTTTGAGTTCAAATCAGAAATTATGCGTCGATTTCATCCTTTGGTGCTTACAAGCCTATTCGATGATCTAAAACATCAATGCAACATATGTGGTCTGAGGTTCAGACTTCAAGAGCAGCTCCAATGTCATCTAGATTGGCATGCGCCAAAGAAGTCTGAAATGAGCAACTTTAACCAAACGTATAGAAAATGGTTCCCAGAGATGAGAGATTGGGTCAATGGTCCTGTTGGACCACAAAGTTCTTTGGAGGCAGCAATATCGCTGGAGGAAGTTGCCCCATATGAAGAGGAATCTGAACCCATGGTTCCTGCAGACGAGAGCCAATGTTTGTGTGCATTATGTGGAGAACCATTTGAAGATATTTTCTCTGAATCAAGAGATGAATGGATGTACAAGGGGACTGTATACTTGGAACTACAAAATAAGCAAGATACTACAAGTAATATGGATGGACCAGCTGACCAACTTCCTATTGTGCATGCTCATTGTATGTCGCAGTGGTCCGCCAGACATTGCTGA
- the LOC104000249 gene encoding uncharacterized protein LOC104000249 isoform X1, which yields MEMESSRRSAMDRSREPGLKRPRLAAEDAAERDRAAVSTKRDPRLRAVGQPLDPRVPRPPRVGDREGSDDAPRGGSHQELVAQYKTALAELTFNSKPIITNLTIIAGESLHAAREIAAVVCANILEVPNEQKLPSLYLLDSIVKNIGRDYIKCFAARLPEVFCKAYKQVDSSIHSSMRHLFGTWRGVFPPASLQIIEKELDFPPITNGSSKSESSKLDSQPQRPAHSIHVNPKYLEARQRLQQSSRAKDISSDDFSGVVSTIDDAKRYDRITTVGNSRQWKNLPAKMPFYLQNVQCPQQEFINNVIHDKKRLKVIRDHEYSSDLSQELDLGIGRVGERLKDGDGHNNAGTNFTEAQLNRMNEFDVNHFYDNYQVSGSRRSNTLLSSVDLGDRDRSKLEASRSWKNSEEEEYMWDDMKTGTEYGGTNNSLKGDWHNADADRSVRMQSGKWMSLKPEHVQCNLNKVNDAFPRLVKTNKGESKVLPYEANDILNKQDFFEKLRPSSAVYDTNLGLRTEASSDSLSQRKASSEHHSSSFWTSHELPASLVGLDKNCSRAGQPEGQSLSFSAGLSTSISSSLPLPGLCSSVPSSTLGLHANIPGSSGTFGQQWQQTLQLPSLSSDLTPSSTSIQQRKPHNSIDPDRLRSHLFSQTGHKPLHLAGSVDFVSGKSHAQPLGASQSEITQHLEDLFDPTTSTSYNQPRDRPPLIQQSQYNLSQWQAATQSQPSRTETETQPSLRSETESQPSYQTEKLSPLPPGLGTHQAEKDSCTSHSNDPAVRQPHTSSLLAAIMKSGGLLPNNSISNLQKPSVQPPLPVGPPPIHVTSAAPSNTPSVFPPLSLDDTPDLKPPQFGDTIPPLPPGPPPPSSSSVAVNSDNSKTSGANVNSLSSLLSSLVAKGLISSSSTELPTTSTAKLVDKAKDQCIGFPSISMEQVPSFLTTSSGIPPISTEDPATSNSVAGAALSQSSAAELKNLVGFEFKSEIMRRFHPLVLTSLFDDLKHQCNICGLRFRLQEQLQCHLDWHAPKKSEMSNFNQTYRKWFPEMRDWVNGPVGPQSSLEAAISLEEVAPYEEESEPMVPADESQCLCALCGEPFEDIFSESRDEWMYKGTVYLELQNKQDTTSNMDGPADQLPIVHAHCMSQWSARHC from the exons AATGGAGAGCTCCCGTAGATCCGCCATGGACCGTTCCCGAGAACCGGGCTTGAAGCGGCCTCGATTGGCGGCGGAGGACGCGGCGGAGAGGGATCGCGCTGCCGTCTCCACCAAACGCGACCCTCGGCTCAGGGCCGTCGGCCAGCCGCTGGATCCCAGGGTTCCCAGGCCTCCTCGGGTGGGGGACAGGGAAGGGAGCGACGATGCGCCGAGAGGAGGGTCGCATCAAGAGCTTGTGGCGCAGTACAAGACGGCGCTTGCGGAGCTAACATTCAATTCCAAGCCTATCATCACTAATCTGACTATTATCGCGGGAGAGAGTCTTCATGCCGCTAGGGAAATTGCTGCCGTCGTCTGCGCCAACATCCTCGAG GTACCCAATGAACAAAAGTTGCCATCCCTGTATCTCCTAGATAGTATTGTGAAGAATATTGGAAGAGATTATATCAAATGTTTTGCTGCAAGGCTACCTGAG GTCTTCTGCAAGGCTTATAAACAGGTTGATTCTTCTATTCATTCGAGTATGAGACATCTGTTTGGGACATGGAGAGGAGTCTTCCCCCCTGCCTCACTTCAGATAATTGAAAAAGAACTTGACTTCCCACCAATCACCAATGGTTCATCGAAATCTGAATCATCAAAACTTGATTCCCAACCACAGCGTCCAGCCCACAGCATTCACGTGAATCCAAAGTACCTGGAGGCAAGACAGCGGCTTCAACAATCATCTAGG GCCAAGGACATAAGCAGTGATGATTTCAGTGGTGTGGTTAGTACAATTGATGATGCAAAGAGGTATGACAGAATCACTACGGTAGGAAATTCAAGGCAATGGAAAAATCTACCTGCTAAAATGCCT TTCTATTTGCAGAATGTGCAATGTCCTCAACAGGAATTCATTAACAATGTCATCCATGATAAAAAAAGGCTTAAAGTTATTAGAGATCATGAATATTCTTCTGATCTTTCACAAGAGTTGGACCTTGGAATTGGAAGAGTTGGTGAGAGGCTTAAAGACGGAGATGGGCACAACAATGCTGGTACCAATTTTACTGAAGCACAGCTTAACAGAATGAATGAATTTgatgtaaatcatttttatgataattatcaAGTCTCTGGATCTAGACGATCTAATACTCTGCTAAGTTCAGTAGATTTAGGTGATAGAGATAGAAGCAAGTTAGAAGCATCTAGAAGCTGGAAGAACTCTGAGGAGGAAGAGTATATGTGGGATGACATGAAAACAGGAACAGAGTATGGAGGTACCAACAACTCACTCAAAGGTGATTGGCATAATGCCGATGCTGATAGGTCTGTTAGAATGCAAAGTGGAAAGTGGATGTCTTTGAAGCCAGAGCATGTGCAATGCAACTTGAACAAAGTCAATGATGCTTTCCCTCGATTAGTGAAGACTAATAAGGGTGAAAGCAAAGTGCTGCCTTATGAG GCTAATGATATTCTCAACAAGCAGGATTTTTTTGAGAAGCTTCGACCATCATCTGCTGTTTATGACACTAATTTGGGATTACGTACAGAGGCTTCTTCAGATTCACTATCACAACGGAAGGCTTCATCAGAACACCATTCCTCATCTTTCTGGACCTCCCATGAGTTACCAGCATCTTTGGTTGGATTAGATAAAAATTGCTCAAGGGCTGGTCAACCAGAAGGACAATCGCTCTCTTTCAGTGCTGGTTTATCTACAAGCATTAGTTCATCTTTGCCACTGCCTGGGCTGTGTTCTTCTGTGCCGTCTTCAACTTTGGGCCTTCATGCTAATATCCCAGGGTCAAGCGGAACTTTTGGACAGCAGTGGCAGCAAACTTTGCAGCTTCCATCACTGTCTTCAGATTTAACTCCATCTTCAACATCCATTCAACAACGGAAACCACATAACTCAATTGATCCTGATCGTCTTCGATCTCATTTGTTCTCTCAAACTGGTCATAAGCCTTTGCATCTAGCAGGTTccgtggattttgtttcaggtaaAAGTCATGCTCAACCACTTGGTGCATCCCAATCAGAGATTACTCAGCACCTTGAAGACTTATTTGATCCTACTACCTCAACATCCTATAATCAGCCAAGGGATCGTCCCCCTCTCATACAGCAATCACAATATAATCTATCTCAATGGCAGGCAGCAACACAGTCTCAGCCCTCTCGAACTGAAACCGAGACTCAACCGTCCCTTCGGAGTGAAACAGAGTCTCAACCTTCCTATCAGACTGAGAAACTGTCACCTCTGCCCCCGGGTCTTGGAACTCATCAGGCTGAAAAAGATTCTTGCACAAGCCACTCAAATGATCCTGCTGTAAGACAGCCTCACACAAGTAGTTTATTGGCTGCAATTATGAAAAGTGGTGGTCTGTTACCGAATAATTCAATCAGCAACCTTCAAAAGCCAAGTGTACAGCCTCCTTTGCCTGTTGGACCTCCTCCTATCCACGTTACATCAGCTGCTCCTTCAAACACTCCATCGGTTTTCCCTCCACTTTCCCTTGATGATACACCTGATCTGAAGCCACCCCAATTTGGAGACACGATACCACCCCTACCACCTGGCCCTCCTCCACCTTCCTCATCCTCGGTAGCTGTGAACTCAGACAACTCGAAGACATCTGGAGCCAATGTGAATTCACTTTCAAGTCTTCTGAGTTCATTAGTTGCAAAAGGTttgatatcctcatcatcaacTGAGTTGCCAACTACATCTACAGCTAAGCTGGTTGATAAGGCCAAGGATCAGTGTATTGGCTTTCCTAGCATCAGTATGGAGCAAGTTCCTTCATTCTTAACTACCTCATCAGGTATTCCTCCAATTTCTACAGAAGATCCTGCTACATCAAACTCAGTTGCAGGTGCTGCATTATCACAATCCAGTGCTGCTGAGTTGAAGAACCTTGTAGGCTTTGAGTTCAAATCAGAAATTATGCGTCGATTTCATCCTTTGGTGCTTACAAGCCTATTCGATGATCTAAAACATCAATGCAACATATGTGGTCTGAGGTTCAGACTTCAAGAGCAGCTCCAATGTCATCTAGATTGGCATGCGCCAAAGAAGTCTGAAATGAGCAACTTTAACCAAACGTATAGAAAATGGTTCCCAGAGATGAGAGATTGGGTCAATGGTCCTGTTGGACCACAAAGTTCTTTGGAGGCAGCAATATCGCTGGAGGAAGTTGCCCCATATGAAGAGGAATCTGAACCCATGGTTCCTGCAGACGAGAGCCAATGTTTGTGTGCATTATGTGGAGAACCATTTGAAGATATTTTCTCTGAATCAAGAGATGAATGGATGTACAAGGGGACTGTATACTTGGAACTACAAAATAAGCAAGATACTACAAGTAATATGGATGGACCAGCTGACCAACTTCCTATTGTGCATGCTCATTGTATGTCGCAGTGGTCCGCCAGACATTGCTGA